AAATTCGGTAAACTTGCAAGTATAATGCATAATGCGGGTGTCAGGCAAAATGACTTTTCCCTAAATAATTTTTTGGTTTTCCCTGATGAAACTGGTGATAACAAAATAATTTTAATCGATTTTGAAAGGGTTTCCATACAAGCGAAGGGTCTCAGTGAAAAAAATTGTATCTGGTACCTTGCAAAATTAAATCGGGAAACAAAACATTTTACTAGAACGGAGCGTTTGAAGTTCCTTCTTTCCTATACAGGATATGAAATCGATTATTGTAAAAAATTGGCAAAACACATCAACAGGTCTACCATCTCAATACAAAAAAAAGATGCTGAAAAATTTCGAAAACAATGTGTTCAAGAAAATAGAAAATTCGGTATGTATAAGAACAGGAAATATACCGGTTTCTATAGAAAAATGTATTCATCGGATACATTAGAAACTCTGTTGCGCATGGCAGCAACAGCAGGCAGAAAGCGCCGTGTATTTTATAAGGATCAGTTCCGGATAATATCCTTTAAGCAACAAGGGAAATACTCTTTCAATGCATTCACTGATTTGTTCGGTGTGGATAAGGGATGGATGGTAAAATGTTTAAAAAAACTGAAACCGTTGTCGTGCGGAGTTTTCGGTTCTTATTGTTCCGGATCAAGCCATTATGCTTTTATAAGGGTATGGAAACACGCAAATGCCCTGTTTGCATTACGGCTTAATGTGCCTTTTCCTGTTGGTATTTTCTGGGCTGCTTTACCGGGAAGCGGGAAGGAATGGCTGCTTATTTCCAAAATACCTGAAAATAGCATTTCATTCTGTCGGTGGAGAGAGTTGCAATCAGTGGAAAATTTGAGGTATGCCTTTTTCAGGCTGGCGGAGCAGATATCGCCATATGGTGTTTTTCGTAAAGATTTGAATGTGAAAGATATCCTTGTGCAGAGAAATGGGGTACGTTTGTTGAAATGTTATTTGAAGGATTATACTTCCTTTCAGGTAAATAGTTGTCCGGTGAAACAAAACCGATCATTTAACATGCGTATTGTAAAGCAACTTCTTCCGGAATTAAAAGGATATTGATATTTTTTGTTCTATCTGGTAGATATACGGTGGGGGGATGTTGTGGTGACTGAAAGAATGGAGTGAAAAAATGGATCTGTCTGAAGCAATGGATATGGCGATAAATGATGAAAGAGCCTTGCAAGAAAAGTACTCACGACTTGCACAAGAAGAAAACAATCCTTTTGTAAAGGCTTTTTTGGAAAGAATCGTAGTTGATGCAAAAAAACATGAAAAAAGACTCCGTAAGAAATATGAAAAACTTTTGGCCGGATTGAAAAAAAAAGCCTTCTAGTTTTTCTGGGAATTGCGGCGTTCGGAAAGTAGATTTCGTGCTGTTTGTATACGGAATATGTTCTCTTCTATATTTATTTACGTAGTAGTTTTTTTGGATATTTTTGAATTATGTTTGTCGATGAAGCAGTCATATTTGTGAAAGGGGGAGATGGAGGCGACGGATGTGTAAGTTTTAGAAGGGAAAAATATGTTCCTCATGGGGGGCCAGACGGAGGTGATGGGGGTAAAGGTGGTGATGTTATACTGAGCATCAGTGATAAAATAGATACGTTGCTTGATTTTACTTCACGGGTAAAACACATTGCAAAGAATGGTTCTCACGGGAAGGGATCGACAAAGACGGGGAGAGATGGAAAACCTCTCATGCTTTATCTGCCCAGGGGCACTATCGTTAAAGATAAGGAAACGGGACGCCTTCTCAAGGACATGAGCGCCTATGGCGAAAGCATTGTTATTGCTCGAGGAGGAAAAGGGGGAAGAGGAAATAAGCATTTTGCAACAGCAACCAATCAAGTGCCTCGCCAGGCGGGAAAGGGTCAGCCTGGTGAAGAACGATGGTTGCGCCTGGAATTGAAATTATTTGCAGACGTTGGTCTCATAGGAATGCCTAACGCAGGAAAATCTACTTTGTTGTCTCGTCTCTCTTCTGCGAAACCTAAGATTGCAGATTATCCGTTTACTACGCTACAGCCTCAACTGGGTGTTGTTGAAATAGAAAATTTTCGAAGGTTTATCATGGCAGATATTCCTGGCCTGATTGAAGGGGCTCATAGGGGTGTCGGGCTTGGTGATGAGTTTTTACGCCACATAGAAAGAACGAAATTGTTAGTGCATCTATTGGATGTTTCATCCTTTCCGGAAAAAGATCCGTTTGATTCTTATCGTGTTGTACGAAATGAGCTGATACAGCACAATCCAAAACTTGCAGAAAAAAAAGAAATAGTTATAGCAAATAAAATGGATCTTCTTGATGAAGAGAACGGCGCCAGGTGTGTTCAATCCTTAAATGAAAAATTATCACAACCTGTTTGCCCTCTCTCCGCGGTTACAGGTAAAAATTTTACCACGCTCATTAATCAAATTGTTCATGCCTTACATACAGTTCAAAACCAGACAAACGATTCACTCTTATGTGGCTAGCATTAGATATTGGTAATACAAATGTTCATATTGGAGTGTTTGACGGAAAGGATCTGCAATCTACGCATTCAGTGAAAAGTGCGCCGCTTGACGCCGTTACGACAGGTATTTCTGCGATAATGAAGCATCCTGCTTATGGTCATATGCAAGCAATTATTGTTTCTTCTGTTCATCCGAAAGCTGAAGCCGTAGTTGTTAAATATTTCCTGGAATCTTTTCGCATAAAACCCCAAATTATTGGGAAAGATATACCTCTCCCTCTGTCCGTTCTCACTGAAAAGCCGGAAACGGTCGGCGCTGATCGTCTGCTGAATGCGCTTGCGGCATTTGAACACACAAAAACCAGAACGGTTATCGTGGATGCTGGCACCGCAATTACTATTGATGGTGTCAATGAGCGTGGAGATTTTCTCGGAGGTGTTATCGTTCCCGGTATGGAGATAGCATCAAAAGCCCTTGGAGAGCATACTTCGCTCTTGCCAACGGTATCGATTTGTAAACCAGGGCAGGTTCTCGGAAAAAATACGGTGAGTGCAATAAATTCTGGTGTGTATTGGGGTACTATTGGAATGGTACGTTACTTAATAACCCTGCTCTGTGAAGAGTTGGAATATCAACCTTCTGTAATCGTAACCGGAGGGTATGCTGAAATTCTTGCACCGGAAATCGAGTCAGTGACAGCCGTCTCCCCTCATTTAACGTTGAAAGGGATTAGAATTGCATACGAAAAAAATAAGATTCTTCCGAAATAAAGTGCCGGGGATAATGCGGGCAAAAATGACCTACTTGTGATTTTTGATTTTATCTAGTAATTTTCTGTATCGGTTGTCTTTTCTGAGAAGATCCAGGTCTTTATCCCTTTCCAAATGATAAATATCATTGTATCCTAAAGCAATGGCTTTTCTCAGGGCATTAAACGCAGCATCAATATCTTTAAGCAATGCATAACTGCAGGCAAGGTTATAATGTATTAACGGATCATCCTGTTTCAGGCGGCTTAGCTTTTGATCTATTGAAAGTCCTTTTTCATACATGCCCATTGAAGTATAAGCATTGCCGAGAAACATGAGGCAATCAACATAATTCGGATTTTTTTCAAGGATACCTTCGAAAAACCAGATAGTAAATTCATCTTCATCTTTTCGAAATTCCGGCGTTGTAATGGTAAACTCATAATTTGGCAGGGTTATTGCGTTAAGAAATCTTTTTTTCAGTTCTGCTTTCATTGCTGACCTCTATGGTGTAGCGAATAGATTTTGTATAAATATAATAGGAGGAGATCTTAAAATTCCCGATTGCGATTGTTTTCATAAACTTTTTTGCTATTGTATGAATTAGAGTATAATTGAGATTATCCCTCTTCACTATATTTATAAAATATGCCATTATCAAGTGTCAAGATAAAGTGTAAATTTTTTGACTTTGCTGCGCGGAGAAATGAAAATGAGTGTCGATGAAGAAATGGAACAATCAAAAGTCTGCGACTCGGAAGACGGTGTTCTGAAGTCAATTACAGAAACGGTAGCATATAAAATATTTGAAGGCCCCGATAATGCAGGTGCGGAGCTAAACTATTCAGTGGCAAGCAGGGCGGTTTCTCAATATATTTCGGAGTATTTTACTGATAGCACTTCCTTTAAAAAGCACCTGTATCGGCTTGGTGATGAGAACAAATTAATCCACCAATTTGCTCATGATATATTTAATTATTATCAAGGAAATACATTGCTGAGTTTTGAAACGGTTAAGTACATGATTTCCGTGATACAGGACTTCCGATTAAAGAAAATTACTGATATCGTAGCCTATAAAATTTATGAAAGTCCTGAGGATAAAGGTCCGGAACTGAACTTCATTTCTGCAGAAACATTTGTTTCTCAATACATATCCGAAAAATTTAAAAGCCTGCAGGAATTTAATAGGCACCTCTCGGGACTGGGAAAAGACAACTCCCCCTTGGAGTTGTTTGCGGAGACAGTATACAAATATTATTGTCAAAAGAAGACGGAGTCTATTTCTGCATGAGGAGATTGGTATGTTAGATGAAAAGTATCCCTGTATAAAAACGAAACCACCCGGGCCGAATGCCATTCAATACGTAAATGGTGATAAAAAATTTATTTCTCCTTCTTCCGCAAAAGCTCTTCCTCTTGTAGTAAAAGCCGCAAAAGGCATGGCTGTTATCGATGTTGATGATAATATATTTCTTGATTTTACCGCGGGTGTTGCCGTCTGTAACACCGGGCATAATCATGACCAGATTATTTCCGCGATTGCAAGTCAGGCAGAAATCCTCTTGCACATGTCAGGTGCAGATTTTTACAATCCTTTGCAAATCGTGTTGGCAGAGAAGCTTTCGGATATTTGTCCGGGAACGGGTGCAAAAAAGGTGTTTTTTGGAAATTCCGGGGCAGAATCAGTTGAAGCCGCATTTAAACTGGCTCGTTATTACACAAAACGTCCGATTGTGATTGCTTTTTACAATGCCTTTCATGGAAGAACTATGGGCGCTCTCTCTTTGACGGCAAGCAAGATAAATCAAAGGAAAAATTTTCTTCCTTTGATTCCAGAAGTTGTTCATATTCCCTATGCATACTGTTATCGCTGTCATTACGGATTAACACCGGATACTTGTAACATGGCATGTGTGACCTGGATAAAGGAAGAGTTGTTCAAAACGATGGTGTCGCCTGATGATGTTGCTGCAGTAGTTGTGGAGATTGTTCAGGGCGAAGGAGGATATATTGTCCCTCCGAAAGAATTTCACACGGCCTTGTACCAATTGACCCGTGAATACGGCATTCTCTATGTTGCTGATGAGGTGCAATCCGGTATGGGACGGACAGGAAAAATGTTTGCCTCTGAGCACTTTGATATAGTTCCGGATATCATTACCATTGCCAAAGGTATTGCGTCGGGCCTTCCCCTGTCTGCTACCGTTGCGACAGATGAAATAATGAGTTGGGAATCAGGGAGTCATGCCAGCACATTTGGTGGTAACCCGCTAAGTTGTCAAACTGCGCTCACGACAATTAAGCTCCTTGAGGAGGGTTTGATACACAATGCAGCTATACAGGGTGAATATTTTCTGTGTGAATTAAAGAAATTAGAAAAATTATATCCTATTATAGGGGACGCAAGAGGTCTTGGGCTTATGCTTGCAATTGAGATTGTAAAGGATAAAGAGACCAGGGAATATGCGCCTACGGAACGAGACGAAATTCTCCGAAGGGCGTTTTCGAAAGGGCTTCTACTGTTAGGTTGCGGGCGAAGCGCCATTCGTTTTTGCCCTCCACTGATTCTCACGAAAAAAGATGTGGTTACTGCCTTGTCAATACTCGAAGAGTGCATACGGGAAACGTTGGGAAAGGGCGTATAATATGCCGAAAGAGAAAATCCTCATCGTTGATGATGAGCCAGATCTTGTTAAATTGATCCAATATCATCTTGAAAAAGATGGCTATAAGGCGATCTCCGCTTGTAATGGCGAGGATGCTTTGCTTCTGGCAAGAAAGGAGATGCCGGAGTTGGTCGTGCTGGATCTTATGTTGCCTGGAATCGATGGGCTGGAGGTATGTAAAAGACTGAAGGCGGATAGGGAGTTATCCTCTATTCCCATTATCATGCTTACGGCTAAAGGGGAAGAATTGGACGTGACTCTTGGATTAAAGCTGGGCGCGGACGATTATGTTGTCAAGCCATTCAGCCCGAAGGAACTTGTTGCCCGTGTTCAAACGGTTCTCAGGCGCACACGTGTGTCTCCGGAAAAAAAAGAGCGCATTAACATTGATGGCCTGACAATTGATATGCACAAATATGAAGTTGCCGTGGAAAATGAAATTATTCCTTTGACATCCAGTGAATTTAAACTGGTTCATCATTTAGCCTGCAAGCCAGGGCGGGTCTTTACCAGAGATCAATTGCTCGATATTGTTTCCGGGATAGACGCAATTGTCACCGACCGGACGGTGGATGTGCACATCGCTTCCATCAGAAAAAAATTGAAAACCTATTCGGACCGCATTGTTACGATCCGTGGAATTGGATATAAATTTAGAGAATAGTGCGTATGGTTATAAATAAGCTTTTTGTAAGAATTTTTACCGGATATTGCGCCTTTTCCGGGGTGAGTTTGGCCTTGGCAGGATATTTTGCGTGTAAGGGCGCAAAGACACGTTTTCTGCAATTGCTCATGGAAAACTCTGAAATGGACGCAATTCGTGTCGGCCAAATGGCCAATATGTCGTTGTCCGTCTTTTTCCCTATAGTTCTTATTTTTATCGGAATAGTAGTCGCTGGCTTTGTCTTTTTTAAAAAAAATCTCTCACCGTTAAAGCATATTGCCGAAATAGCACAAAGCTTTGAGCGAGGTGATTTTTCACAACGTACGGAATCTATTCCTTCTGGTGATTTCGAAGATTTATCTCGTGCGATAAATACCATCGGCAAAAAGCTTCAGTTTCAGACACAAACTATTGTAGAAGATGAAAACAAACTGAATGCGATCATGGCAAACATGCATGATGCAATCATTGTCACAGACCTGGAGGAACGTATTCTTCTTATCAACA
The Candidatus Brocadiaceae bacterium DNA segment above includes these coding regions:
- a CDS encoding lipopolysaccharide kinase InaA family protein; this encodes MEKFKEYKSNILGPIRWSIHNEHFFLSPHLKRLSEPGRKSLLVILRKNPYKVLAELSVTYANKEQVYIVKIYKYPRLLQKIKQFFKCTKALKEFRMTCLAAQKGVPVEIPVAFGERKLFFVKESYLVIRKINFCSTAGEYFKGAVSHNERGSVLEKFGKLASIMHNAGVRQNDFSLNNFLVFPDETGDNKIILIDFERVSIQAKGLSEKNCIWYLAKLNRETKHFTRTERLKFLLSYTGYEIDYCKKLAKHINRSTISIQKKDAEKFRKQCVQENRKFGMYKNRKYTGFYRKMYSSDTLETLLRMAATAGRKRRVFYKDQFRIISFKQQGKYSFNAFTDLFGVDKGWMVKCLKKLKPLSCGVFGSYCSGSSHYAFIRVWKHANALFALRLNVPFPVGIFWAALPGSGKEWLLISKIPENSISFCRWRELQSVENLRYAFFRLAEQISPYGVFRKDLNVKDILVQRNGVRLLKCYLKDYTSFQVNSCPVKQNRSFNMRIVKQLLPELKGY
- the obgE gene encoding GTPase ObgE, whose protein sequence is MFVDEAVIFVKGGDGGDGCVSFRREKYVPHGGPDGGDGGKGGDVILSISDKIDTLLDFTSRVKHIAKNGSHGKGSTKTGRDGKPLMLYLPRGTIVKDKETGRLLKDMSAYGESIVIARGGKGGRGNKHFATATNQVPRQAGKGQPGEERWLRLELKLFADVGLIGMPNAGKSTLLSRLSSAKPKIADYPFTTLQPQLGVVEIENFRRFIMADIPGLIEGAHRGVGLGDEFLRHIERTKLLVHLLDVSSFPEKDPFDSYRVVRNELIQHNPKLAEKKEIVIANKMDLLDEENGARCVQSLNEKLSQPVCPLSAVTGKNFTTLINQIVHALHTVQNQTNDSLLCG
- a CDS encoding type III pantothenate kinase, giving the protein MWLALDIGNTNVHIGVFDGKDLQSTHSVKSAPLDAVTTGISAIMKHPAYGHMQAIIVSSVHPKAEAVVVKYFLESFRIKPQIIGKDIPLPLSVLTEKPETVGADRLLNALAAFEHTKTRTVIVDAGTAITIDGVNERGDFLGGVIVPGMEIASKALGEHTSLLPTVSICKPGQVLGKNTVSAINSGVYWGTIGMVRYLITLLCEELEYQPSVIVTGGYAEILAPEIESVTAVSPHLTLKGIRIAYEKNKILPK
- a CDS encoding acetyl ornithine aminotransferase family protein; this encodes MLDEKYPCIKTKPPGPNAIQYVNGDKKFISPSSAKALPLVVKAAKGMAVIDVDDNIFLDFTAGVAVCNTGHNHDQIISAIASQAEILLHMSGADFYNPLQIVLAEKLSDICPGTGAKKVFFGNSGAESVEAAFKLARYYTKRPIVIAFYNAFHGRTMGALSLTASKINQRKNFLPLIPEVVHIPYAYCYRCHYGLTPDTCNMACVTWIKEELFKTMVSPDDVAAVVVEIVQGEGGYIVPPKEFHTALYQLTREYGILYVADEVQSGMGRTGKMFASEHFDIVPDIITIAKGIASGLPLSATVATDEIMSWESGSHASTFGGNPLSCQTALTTIKLLEEGLIHNAAIQGEYFLCELKKLEKLYPIIGDARGLGLMLAIEIVKDKETREYAPTERDEILRRAFSKGLLLLGCGRSAIRFCPPLILTKKDVVTALSILEECIRETLGKGV
- a CDS encoding response regulator, giving the protein MPKEKILIVDDEPDLVKLIQYHLEKDGYKAISACNGEDALLLARKEMPELVVLDLMLPGIDGLEVCKRLKADRELSSIPIIMLTAKGEELDVTLGLKLGADDYVVKPFSPKELVARVQTVLRRTRVSPEKKERINIDGLTIDMHKYEVAVENEIIPLTSSEFKLVHHLACKPGRVFTRDQLLDIVSGIDAIVTDRTVDVHIASIRKKLKTYSDRIVTIRGIGYKFRE